The DNA segment AATTGTCCGCCCAAGTACTATCTCCTCTATCAATCCGCGTAATGAGATTATAATTACTCCGAGCTGAAGCCGCCCTATGGAACAATTGGTATTACGATCTCCATCTTTGAACCACGAATTTTTTGAACGATTGTCTCCTGCAAATTAAAATGAATGGTTGTATATTGTGGAGCTACACAATTCAATAATATGTATGGTTACTTCTAAATATACATTtaatctaatattttttttataaatatacatTTAACTAataatttaaagaaaataacaattatacaattattgtttttttaaaaatatagtaaaaaaacaaagtaagtataatatttaaaatgtcCAGAAATACTCAAACGGTGCGCATCCAGTTTAATTGCTAATAATCAAACATTTCGCAATGATACAGCGACATTAATAAGATTAGCTATCCCAAAGACGAACCTTATCGAAATccaagttcatcttcctcaaaaAAATGGCTCTTACGCTCTCCTCGCAGACCGGAGTTCTTCTTCGCCACTCAAATTCTAAACTTACCGGCCGTTCTCCTCCTAATCCCACCGTTCGTCTCTCTTCGTCAATACAAGGACCTTCAAAATCctcttctctttccttttacgCCCCTAGAACACCTCTTTCCTTCAGTATCGCCGCCAAACAATCtcgggttagggtttcggcttCATTATCCTCCCAGGATTCACACACCCCCGTTCTTTCTCCTCCCGCTGAGTCACAATCTATACTAATTGGATCAACTCGGACTGTAACCACTGTCGTAACCCTAGCATTTTCTCTATCACGGATATTCCTGAATTCTATTCAGAAATTCGTTGGTGCTTCGTTTTTGCCTAATCCCAGTCAATTGTCTGCTATTCGTGCTTTGCAAAGCAATTTACTTCACTCTGCCGGGCCGCTTTTCTTCGCGGCCGCTAAGGACCGACCAGACGGCTACTTGAATACTCCTTTGACGGTGGTGGCGGCCGGTTTAGCTAAATGGCTCGATATATACAGTGGGGTTTTGATGGTTAGGGTTTTGCTCAGTTGGTTCCCTAATATTCCCTGGGATCGCCAGCCATTGTCCGCTATAAGGGACCTCTGTGATCCTTACTTGAATTTGTTTAGGAACATAATTCCTCCCATTTTTGATACTCTCGATGTCAGCCCACTTCTGGCTTTCGCTGTTTTAGGCACACTCGGGTCTATTCTCCATAGCAGCGGAGGAGGAATATATTAGCGATGGAAGGTCAGTAATTGAGAGGcaattttattgaagaaaacAATAATTTCGAAGTTTATGTTACTTTTTAGCTTCTGAGTTTAGCGGTTGTAGTGTTTGTCATACTGTAATTGATTGAATTTTGTTCTGATATACAAATTTTGGAAAGCTTGTCAGGATATATATCAATATTATTAATGATACTACTGCATATTTTACATTTTGCTATTTGAAGTTCATATATGTTTCTTCAAAAGGAAATTGGGTAGATAGATTATGTTGAATTTACTTTGTGCTTTGTCTTCAGTGTTGTGCTAATCGTGTCTTTGTTTGGATTCTGAAAACTGGCATAGAATGCAAGACTGGTTTGACATTATAGCAGGATATATATCAATATTATTAATGATATTACtgcatattttatattttgctATTTGAAGTTCATATATGTTTCTTCAAAAGGAAATTGGGTAGATAGATTATGTTGAATTTACTTTGTGCTTTGTCTTCAGTGTTGTGCTAATCGTGTCTTTGTTTGGATTCTGAAAACTGGCATAGAATGCAAGACTGGTTTGACATTATTATGTTTGGCAgaatatatagcctgattcctGTCCAAATCCTAGACCATTTTGGAGAGAAGGGTACTTGTCCATGAGGAAAAGTGAGACAAAAAGTAGTTAAAGTCGCG comes from the Euphorbia lathyris chromosome 5, ddEupLath1.1, whole genome shotgun sequence genome and includes:
- the LOC136230680 gene encoding ylmG homolog protein 1-2, chloroplastic, with translation MALTLSSQTGVLLRHSNSKLTGRSPPNPTVRLSSSIQGPSKSSSLSFYAPRTPLSFSIAAKQSRVRVSASLSSQDSHTPVLSPPAESQSILIGSTRTVTTVVTLAFSLSRIFLNSIQKFVGASFLPNPSQLSAIRALQSNLLHSAGPLFFAAAKDRPDGYLNTPLTVVAAGLAKWLDIYSGVLMVRVLLSWFPNIPWDRQPLSAIRDLCDPYLNLFRNIIPPIFDTLDVSPLLAFAVLGTLGSILHSSGGGIY